In Thermus caldifontis, the following proteins share a genomic window:
- a CDS encoding 3-hydroxyacyl-CoA dehydrogenase/enoyl-CoA hydratase family protein, whose protein sequence is MIKKVGVVGAGTMGSGIAALVVSAGIPVVLLDIPGIEDRNEVAKRGLERALKAKPAAFMDADLARYVEIGNTEDDLGKLADCDWVVEAIIEKPEPKRALYERLEGILKPTAIISSNTSGIPMRVLLEGRSEGFRRRFLGTHFFNPPRYLHLLELIPTPETDPAVLGEIRRFGERILGKGTVLAKDSPGFIANRLGVYGMVQAVRLMEKHGLTIDEVDALTGPLLGRPNSATFRTADLTGLDVLKLVTEELAQATGEDFALPEWVLRLVEEGRLGEKTGAGFYKRVNGEIHTLDYRTLEYAPRAKVELPELRALRDLPLAERLPKVLELPGKYGAFMKELFARTAHYTLEKAPEIAYDLVSVDQALEWGFGWEEGPFRNMDALGLEGLRHLFAQHGLPEPELLKKAQGSFYRNGTYLGFDGAYHPLPGREGVISLKALKSEGKTLLESKEAALLDLGDGVALLEFRTKMNAIGEGVIRMLQKSLEYVEEKGYVGLVIGNEDPRAFSAGANLALILSLAQEGDWDELSLAVRQFQKASMSLRYSPFPVVVAPFGLTLGGGAEFTLHADGVQAHAELYMGLVEAGVGLLPAGGGTKEMLLRFTQELAPYEEADPFEGVKRAFNLIALAKTSTSALEARKMGFLRDRDRISMNRNFLIADAKRRVLELAPDYRPPLPPQIRVLGSEALGNLRYAVWAFREAGEISDHDMKIGLEIAKVLSGGDGPAREVSEWDLLDLEREAFLNLLGTRKTQERIAYTLKTGKPLRN, encoded by the coding sequence ATGATCAAGAAGGTAGGCGTGGTGGGTGCGGGGACCATGGGGAGCGGGATCGCTGCCTTGGTGGTGAGCGCCGGCATCCCGGTGGTCCTTTTGGACATCCCGGGCATAGAGGACCGGAACGAGGTGGCAAAAAGGGGGCTGGAACGAGCCTTAAAAGCCAAGCCGGCCGCCTTTATGGACGCGGACTTGGCCCGCTATGTGGAGATCGGCAACACCGAGGACGACTTGGGGAAGCTGGCCGACTGCGACTGGGTGGTGGAGGCCATCATTGAGAAGCCCGAGCCTAAGCGGGCCCTTTATGAACGCCTCGAGGGTATTCTGAAACCCACCGCCATCATCAGCTCCAACACCAGCGGCATCCCCATGCGGGTGCTTCTTGAAGGCCGGTCCGAGGGGTTTCGCCGTCGCTTCCTGGGCACCCACTTCTTTAACCCACCCCGCTATTTGCACCTCCTGGAACTGATCCCCACCCCTGAGACCGACCCCGCGGTGCTTGGGGAAATCCGCCGTTTTGGCGAGCGCATCCTGGGGAAGGGGACGGTGCTGGCTAAGGATTCGCCGGGCTTTATCGCCAACCGATTAGGGGTGTACGGCATGGTGCAGGCGGTGCGCCTCATGGAGAAGCACGGCCTTACCATCGACGAGGTGGATGCCCTCACGGGCCCCTTGCTGGGCCGCCCCAACTCTGCCACCTTCCGCACGGCTGACCTTACGGGTTTGGATGTACTGAAGCTGGTCACCGAGGAACTCGCCCAGGCCACAGGGGAGGACTTTGCCCTGCCGGAGTGGGTCTTGCGCCTGGTGGAGGAAGGGCGGCTTGGGGAGAAGACGGGGGCCGGGTTCTACAAGAGGGTGAACGGGGAGATCCACACCCTGGACTACCGCACCCTGGAGTACGCACCCCGGGCCAAGGTGGAGCTGCCCGAGCTTAGGGCCTTGCGGGACCTGCCCTTGGCGGAGAGGCTTCCCAAGGTTTTGGAGCTTCCCGGTAAATACGGGGCTTTCATGAAGGAGCTTTTCGCGCGTACTGCCCACTATACCCTGGAGAAGGCTCCCGAGATCGCCTACGACCTGGTGTCCGTGGACCAGGCCCTGGAGTGGGGGTTTGGCTGGGAGGAGGGGCCCTTTAGGAACATGGATGCCTTGGGCCTCGAGGGGCTAAGGCACCTTTTTGCCCAGCATGGCCTTCCCGAACCCGAGCTCCTCAAGAAGGCCCAGGGGAGCTTCTACCGTAACGGCACCTACCTGGGCTTTGACGGGGCCTACCACCCCCTGCCTGGGCGGGAGGGGGTTATTTCCCTGAAAGCCCTAAAGTCCGAGGGCAAGACCCTCCTGGAAAGCAAGGAAGCCGCCCTTTTGGACCTGGGGGACGGGGTGGCCCTTTTGGAGTTCCGCACCAAGATGAACGCCATCGGGGAGGGCGTGATCCGCATGCTCCAGAAGAGCCTGGAGTACGTGGAGGAGAAGGGCTACGTGGGCCTGGTGATCGGCAACGAAGACCCTAGGGCCTTCTCCGCCGGGGCCAACCTGGCCTTGATCCTCTCCTTGGCCCAGGAAGGGGACTGGGACGAGCTCTCCCTGGCGGTGCGGCAGTTCCAAAAGGCTTCCATGTCCTTGCGCTATAGCCCTTTCCCCGTGGTGGTGGCGCCCTTTGGCCTCACCTTGGGCGGCGGAGCGGAGTTCACCTTGCACGCCGATGGCGTCCAGGCCCATGCCGAGCTGTACATGGGCTTGGTGGAGGCGGGGGTGGGGCTCCTACCGGCGGGGGGCGGCACCAAGGAGATGCTCCTCCGTTTCACCCAGGAGCTTGCGCCCTACGAGGAGGCCGATCCCTTTGAGGGGGTGAAGCGGGCCTTCAACCTCATCGCCTTGGCCAAGACCTCCACCAGTGCCCTCGAGGCCCGCAAAATGGGCTTTCTGAGGGACAGGGACCGGATCAGCATGAACCGGAACTTCCTCATCGCCGACGCCAAGCGGCGGGTCTTGGAGCTGGCCCCGGACTACCGCCCCCCTCTCCCTCCCCAAATTCGCGTCCTGGGTAGCGAGGCCTTGGGCAACCTGCGATATGCGGTCTGGGCCTTTCGGGAGGCCGGTGAGATCTCCGACCACGACATGAAGATCGGCTTGGAGATCGCTAAGGTGCTTTCGGGTGGGGATGGTCCGGCGCGGGAGGTTTCCGAATGGGACCTTCTGGACCTGGAGCGGGAGGCGTTCTTGAACCTCCTCGGGACCCGTAAGACCCAGGAGCGGATCGCCTACACCCTTAAGACGGGTAAACCCCTGAGGAACTGA
- a CDS encoding thiolase family protein, with the protein MREAVIVSAVRSPVARGKKDGALATLHPVDLSAQVMRQALERVGLDPKELEDVLWGCAMPEAAQGLNIARLALLRAGFPVEVAGATVNRFCSSGLQTIAMAAQAVMTGMADAVLAGGVEMMSQVPMSGYHTRLHPDLTPTEWTPEGYSTYIGMGFTAERVAERFGISREDQDRWALRSHQRAAQAWAEGRFTEVVPIRVPRVRYQGTKKVVEETLFERDETVRPETSLEALAKLRPAFKKGGTVTAGNASPYSDGAAAVVVMSQERAEALGLKPLARFLSFAVAGVEPDVMGIGPIKAVPKALKRAGLSLDQIHLIEFNEAFAAQVLAVMRTLEMPEERTNVNGGAIALGHPLGATGAKLTAQLIAELGKRGGGYGLVTMCIGGGMGAAGVFEVYPA; encoded by the coding sequence ATGCGGGAAGCGGTGATTGTAAGCGCAGTGCGGAGCCCCGTGGCCCGGGGCAAGAAGGATGGGGCCTTGGCCACCCTGCACCCCGTGGACCTATCCGCCCAGGTGATGCGGCAGGCCCTGGAGCGGGTGGGCTTGGATCCCAAGGAGCTGGAGGATGTCCTCTGGGGTTGCGCCATGCCCGAGGCGGCCCAGGGGCTGAACATCGCCCGGCTGGCCCTTTTGAGGGCGGGCTTTCCGGTGGAGGTGGCGGGAGCCACCGTTAACCGCTTTTGCTCTAGCGGCCTCCAGACCATCGCCATGGCCGCCCAGGCGGTGATGACCGGCATGGCCGATGCCGTCCTGGCCGGCGGGGTGGAGATGATGAGCCAGGTGCCCATGTCGGGCTACCACACCCGCCTGCACCCCGACCTCACCCCCACGGAGTGGACCCCGGAGGGCTACTCCACCTATATCGGCATGGGCTTTACCGCCGAGAGGGTGGCGGAGCGCTTTGGCATCAGCCGGGAGGACCAGGACCGCTGGGCGTTGCGTAGCCACCAGAGGGCGGCCCAGGCCTGGGCGGAGGGCCGGTTTACCGAGGTGGTGCCCATCCGCGTACCCCGGGTGCGCTACCAGGGAACCAAGAAGGTGGTGGAGGAAACCCTCTTTGAGCGGGACGAGACCGTGCGGCCCGAGACCTCCCTGGAGGCCTTGGCCAAGTTGCGGCCCGCCTTCAAAAAGGGTGGCACCGTGACCGCCGGGAATGCCAGCCCCTATTCCGACGGGGCGGCGGCGGTGGTGGTCATGAGCCAGGAGAGGGCGGAGGCCCTGGGGCTCAAGCCCCTAGCCCGTTTCCTCAGCTTTGCCGTGGCCGGGGTGGAGCCCGATGTGATGGGGATAGGCCCCATCAAGGCGGTGCCCAAGGCCCTGAAGCGGGCGGGCCTTTCCCTGGACCAGATTCACCTCATTGAGTTCAACGAGGCCTTCGCCGCCCAGGTGCTGGCGGTGATGCGCACCCTGGAAATGCCCGAGGAGAGGACCAACGTGAACGGCGGGGCCATCGCCCTGGGCCACCCCTTGGGGGCTACCGGGGCCAAGCTCACCGCCCAGCTCATCGCCGAGCTGGGGAAGCGGGGCGGAGGGTATGGCCTGGTGACCATGTGCATTGGCGGCGGCATGGGAGCCGCTGGGGTCTTTGAAGTCTATCCTGCTTAG
- a CDS encoding acyl-CoA dehydrogenase family protein, producing MTEEKKLWQKGGGWLLETPERIYTPEDFDESVREIARTTRTFVEREVLPLLERMEHGELSLNVPLMRKAGELGLLGIEVPEEYGGLDLPKVISTVVAEELSGTGGFSVTYGAHTSIGTLPLVYFGTEEQKRKYLPKLASGEWIAAYCLTEPGSGSDALSAKTRATLSQDGRYYILNGVKQWISNAGFANLFTVFAKVDGEHFTAFLVERDTPGLSFGPEEKKMGIKASSTRQVILEDAKVPVENVLGEIGKGHKIAFNVLNVGRYKLGAGAVGGAKRALELSAKYAKERHQFGRAIGSFGLIQAKLGEMASRIYAAESAVYRTVGLIDEALLGKKGAEAVMAGIEEYAVEASIIKVLGSEVLDYVVDEGVQIHGGYGYSQEYPIERAYRDARINRIFEGTNEINRLLIPGMLLRRAIKGQLPLFQAAMRLQKELLEPSFEEPEDLELHQVAGLKKLALMVAGLAAQKYGDKLEEEQEVLGVVADILIDAYAAESALLRARRLGGVALVMAQLYLLQALDRAQAGALSVLPRLVEGDEARVVYSAARRLTKHEPGDLVALRREVAGRVLEAEGYPIPR from the coding sequence ATGACCGAGGAAAAGAAGCTTTGGCAAAAGGGTGGGGGTTGGCTCTTGGAAACTCCGGAGCGCATCTACACCCCCGAGGACTTTGACGAGAGCGTGAGGGAGATCGCCCGCACCACCCGCACCTTTGTGGAAAGGGAGGTGCTGCCCCTTCTAGAGCGCATGGAGCACGGGGAGCTTTCCCTCAACGTGCCCCTTATGCGCAAGGCGGGGGAGCTTGGGCTTCTTGGGATTGAGGTGCCCGAGGAGTACGGGGGGCTGGACCTGCCCAAGGTGATTTCCACGGTGGTGGCGGAGGAGCTATCGGGTACCGGGGGCTTTTCCGTTACCTACGGGGCCCATACCTCCATCGGCACCCTGCCCCTGGTCTACTTTGGCACCGAGGAGCAGAAGCGGAAATACCTCCCCAAGCTGGCGAGTGGGGAATGGATTGCCGCCTACTGCCTTACGGAGCCGGGCTCGGGCTCCGATGCCCTTTCCGCCAAGACCCGGGCCACCCTTTCCCAGGATGGCAGGTACTACATCCTGAACGGGGTCAAGCAGTGGATCTCCAACGCTGGCTTTGCCAACCTCTTCACCGTCTTCGCCAAGGTGGATGGGGAACACTTCACCGCCTTCTTGGTGGAGCGGGATACCCCGGGGCTTTCCTTCGGCCCCGAGGAAAAGAAGATGGGCATCAAGGCCTCCAGCACCCGGCAGGTGATCCTCGAGGACGCCAAGGTACCGGTGGAAAACGTCCTGGGGGAGATTGGGAAAGGGCACAAGATCGCCTTCAACGTCCTCAACGTGGGCCGGTACAAGCTGGGGGCAGGGGCGGTGGGTGGGGCCAAAAGGGCCCTGGAGCTTTCCGCCAAATACGCTAAGGAACGGCACCAGTTTGGCCGGGCCATCGGGAGCTTCGGCCTGATCCAGGCGAAGCTTGGGGAGATGGCCAGCCGCATCTACGCCGCCGAAAGCGCCGTTTACCGCACCGTGGGCCTCATTGACGAGGCTCTCCTGGGCAAGAAAGGGGCGGAGGCGGTGATGGCAGGGATAGAGGAATATGCGGTGGAGGCCAGCATCATCAAGGTTCTGGGCTCGGAGGTACTGGACTACGTGGTGGACGAGGGGGTGCAGATCCACGGAGGGTACGGCTACTCCCAGGAGTACCCCATTGAACGGGCCTACCGCGACGCCCGCATCAACCGCATCTTTGAGGGTACCAACGAGATCAACCGCCTCCTCATTCCCGGCATGCTCCTGAGAAGGGCCATCAAGGGACAGCTTCCCCTGTTCCAGGCGGCCATGAGGCTGCAGAAGGAGCTTCTGGAGCCCAGCTTTGAGGAGCCTGAGGATCTGGAGCTTCACCAGGTGGCGGGTCTCAAGAAGCTGGCCCTCATGGTGGCGGGCCTGGCCGCCCAGAAGTACGGGGACAAACTGGAGGAGGAACAGGAGGTCCTGGGGGTGGTAGCGGACATCTTGATCGATGCCTATGCGGCAGAAAGCGCCCTCTTAAGGGCCCGTCGGCTTGGGGGCGTCGCCCTCGTCATGGCCCAGCTCTACCTCCTCCAGGCCCTGGACCGGGCCCAGGCGGGGGCGCTTTCCGTCCTGCCCCGGCTGGTGGAAGGGGATGAGGCCCGCGTGGTCTACTCCGCGGCCCGCAGGCTTACCAAGCACGAACCCGGGGACCTGGTGGCCCTGAGGCGGGAGGTGGCGGGGAGGGTCCTCGAGGCGGAAGGTTACCCCATTCCCCGTTAG
- the cysS gene encoding cysteine--tRNA ligase codes for MGLRIYDTLQRAKVDFASAVPGHVGIYVCGPTVYSDPHLGHARGPIVYDVLRRYLLHQGYKVRFVSNITDVGHLTDDADQGEDKIVRRAKLERLEPMEVAEKYTWSYFDAMAALNVLRPSIAPRASGHIPEQIELTERLLHLGFAYERKGSVYFRVRAFPQYGKLSGKRLEELRAGARVEVREEKEDPLDFALWKAAEPGHLMRWKSPWGEGYPGWHIECTAMSLKYLGEGFDIHAGGIDLQFPHHECEIAQAEAAGYRFARHWMHHNHVLLEGEKMAKSTGNLVLLHDLLKAHEPMALRFYLLQTHYRSPMDFTFEGLEAAKRGYARLLHAYREVRSRVPTAAPGATPELERALDALEKDFLAAIEDDLGTPEALAAFFTFLPELYRLLPEAKGDTLRRTAQVFHTLGEGILGLFPERVLEEKVSGPLLEGLIALLLELREEARRAKDYAKSDLIRERLKALGVVVEDTKEGPKWRLALE; via the coding sequence ATGGGCCTTCGCATCTACGACACCTTGCAACGGGCCAAGGTGGACTTCGCCTCTGCCGTCCCGGGGCACGTGGGCATCTACGTGTGCGGCCCCACTGTCTATTCCGACCCCCACTTGGGCCATGCCCGGGGCCCCATCGTCTACGATGTGCTCCGCCGCTACCTCCTTCACCAGGGGTACAAGGTGCGCTTCGTCTCCAACATCACCGACGTGGGCCACCTCACCGACGACGCCGACCAAGGAGAGGACAAGATCGTGCGCCGGGCCAAGCTGGAGCGGCTTGAGCCCATGGAGGTGGCGGAAAAGTACACCTGGAGCTACTTTGACGCCATGGCTGCCTTAAACGTTCTCCGGCCTTCCATCGCCCCCCGGGCCAGTGGCCACATACCGGAACAGATTGAGCTTACGGAAAGGCTTTTGCACCTTGGCTTCGCCTACGAACGCAAAGGAAGCGTCTACTTTCGGGTAAGGGCCTTCCCCCAGTATGGGAAACTATCGGGAAAGCGCCTGGAAGAACTCCGGGCAGGAGCGAGGGTGGAGGTGCGGGAGGAGAAGGAGGATCCCCTGGACTTCGCCCTGTGGAAGGCCGCCGAACCCGGCCACCTCATGCGCTGGAAAAGCCCCTGGGGGGAAGGGTACCCCGGCTGGCACATTGAGTGCACCGCCATGAGCCTCAAGTACCTGGGGGAGGGGTTTGACATCCACGCAGGCGGCATAGACCTACAGTTTCCCCACCACGAGTGCGAGATCGCCCAGGCGGAGGCGGCGGGCTACCGCTTTGCCCGCCACTGGATGCACCACAACCACGTGCTCCTGGAAGGGGAAAAGATGGCCAAGAGCACGGGGAACCTGGTCCTTCTCCATGACCTCTTAAAGGCCCACGAGCCCATGGCCTTGCGCTTTTACCTGCTGCAGACCCACTACCGTAGCCCCATGGACTTCACCTTTGAGGGCCTCGAGGCGGCCAAGCGGGGCTATGCCCGCCTCCTCCACGCCTACCGCGAGGTGCGGTCCAGGGTCCCCACGGCGGCCCCCGGCGCCACCCCGGAGCTGGAAAGGGCCCTTGACGCCCTGGAGAAGGATTTTCTCGCCGCCATAGAGGACGATCTCGGCACCCCGGAGGCCCTGGCCGCCTTTTTCACCTTCCTCCCTGAGCTTTATAGGCTCCTCCCAGAGGCCAAAGGGGACACCTTAAGGCGCACCGCCCAGGTCTTCCATACCCTGGGAGAAGGCATCTTGGGCCTCTTCCCCGAAAGGGTTCTGGAGGAGAAGGTATCAGGTCCCCTGTTGGAAGGCCTCATCGCCCTGCTTCTGGAGCTGAGGGAGGAGGCCCGGCGGGCCAAGGACTACGCCAAAAGCGACCTGATCCGCGAACGGCTCAAAGCCCTCGGGGTGGTGGTGGAGGACACCAAGGAGGGCCCCAAGTGGCGGCTGGCCCTGGAGTAG
- the hslO gene encoding Hsp33 family molecular chaperone HslO, translating into MGRILRGLAGEGQLRVVAADTGDVVEEARRRHGLSPTATAALGRALTGALLLAQLLLKTPKERLTLRIEGTGPLGGLLAEADAFGQVRGYVKNPKAEVPLREDGKLNVGELIGAGVLRVDRSLPNGEVYTSTVPLVSGEIAEDLAHYLWQSEQIPSAILLGVRVKGEGEVEVAGGVAIQVMPDTPEEVLSRLEANLSGIKGITPLLQEGLEAALERLLLGLGFARTDLRALGYPLNEIPARFQCRCSREKALEALVFFTPEEREDMIVKDGGAEVVCHWCGEVYRFSPEEIRSLVAEVRCPDCGALWLYPKADGTLFRIEGDTCRCGRKVEIPSEKRAQA; encoded by the coding sequence ATGGGACGGATTCTGAGGGGGTTGGCGGGGGAGGGGCAGCTTAGGGTGGTGGCGGCGGACACGGGGGACGTGGTGGAGGAGGCCCGGCGCCGCCATGGGCTTTCCCCCACCGCCACCGCCGCCTTGGGGCGGGCCCTCACGGGGGCCTTGCTCTTGGCCCAGCTTCTCCTCAAGACCCCTAAGGAAAGGCTTACCTTGCGCATAGAGGGCACGGGGCCCTTGGGGGGGCTTCTGGCGGAGGCGGACGCCTTTGGGCAGGTGCGGGGCTACGTGAAGAACCCAAAGGCGGAGGTGCCCTTGCGGGAGGATGGCAAGCTGAACGTGGGGGAGCTCATTGGCGCCGGGGTCTTGCGGGTGGACCGGAGCCTGCCCAATGGGGAGGTCTACACCAGCACGGTGCCCTTGGTTTCTGGGGAGATCGCCGAGGACCTGGCCCACTACCTCTGGCAGTCGGAGCAGATCCCCTCCGCCATCCTCCTGGGGGTGCGGGTTAAGGGGGAAGGGGAGGTGGAGGTGGCGGGGGGTGTGGCCATCCAGGTGATGCCGGACACCCCCGAGGAGGTGCTATCCCGCCTCGAGGCCAACCTTTCAGGCATCAAGGGCATCACGCCCCTCTTGCAGGAGGGCCTGGAGGCCGCCTTGGAGAGGCTCCTTTTGGGCTTGGGGTTTGCCCGCACGGACCTCAGGGCCCTGGGCTACCCCTTAAATGAGATCCCCGCCCGCTTCCAGTGCCGCTGCAGCCGGGAGAAGGCCCTGGAGGCCCTGGTCTTCTTCACCCCGGAGGAGCGGGAGGACATGATCGTGAAGGACGGGGGGGCGGAGGTGGTCTGCCACTGGTGCGGGGAGGTCTACCGCTTTTCCCCGGAGGAGATCCGCTCCCTGGTGGCGGAGGTGCGCTGCCCCGATTGCGGCGCCCTTTGGCTGTATCCCAAGGCGGATGGGACCCTGTTCCGGATCGAAGGGGACACCTGCCGTTGCGGCCGCAAGGTGGAGATTCCTTCGGAAAAGAGGGCCCAGGCTTGA
- a CDS encoding universal stress protein: protein MFKTILLAYDGSDHAKRAAEVAKAEAQAHGARLLLVHVYEPVPDYLGEPFFEEALKKRLERAEKVLAEALELTGVPREDALLLEGRPAEAILEAAMGEKADLIVMGTRGLGAIGSLFLGSQSQKVVAEAPCPVLLVR from the coding sequence ATGTTCAAGACCATCCTCTTGGCCTACGACGGCTCGGACCATGCCAAGCGGGCGGCTGAGGTCGCTAAGGCCGAGGCCCAAGCCCACGGGGCCAGGCTTTTGCTGGTGCACGTGTATGAGCCCGTGCCCGACTACCTGGGCGAGCCCTTTTTTGAGGAGGCTTTGAAAAAGCGCCTGGAGCGGGCGGAGAAGGTGTTGGCGGAGGCCCTGGAGCTTACGGGGGTCCCGCGGGAGGATGCCCTTCTTTTGGAGGGCCGGCCTGCAGAGGCCATCCTCGAGGCCGCCATGGGGGAGAAGGCCGACCTCATCGTCATGGGTACCCGGGGCCTTGGGGCCATCGGGAGCCTGTTTTTGGGCAGCCAAAGCCAGAAGGTGGTAGCGGAGGCCCCCTGCCCTGTGCTCCTGGTGCGTTAG
- a CDS encoding ABC transporter permease: protein MRRNLGLMALLILWEALSALGLLNPLYAPPPSQVLLTLMGLFREGEIWPHLQATFTAALLGLGAGILLGGILGLLAAFSPLASDLLEPVMLLLNAIPRVILAPLFVIWLGIGLASKVALSLVLVAVLIFFAVYSGVKQVDPKLVERIRTLGGGRYWLLKEVYLPSIAAWVLSSLKVAVGFAFTGAVVGEFVAASRGLGYLLSFAQSTYNARLSLALITLIVVFVLLLFFLFNRLEARLLRWRRHTSPTLG, encoded by the coding sequence ATGCGCCGTAACCTAGGCCTAATGGCCCTTCTCATCTTGTGGGAAGCCCTCTCAGCCCTTGGCCTCCTTAACCCCCTTTACGCCCCTCCTCCCTCCCAGGTGCTCCTGACCCTCATGGGCCTTTTCCGGGAAGGGGAGATTTGGCCCCACCTCCAGGCCACCTTCACGGCAGCCCTGTTGGGCCTGGGGGCCGGTATCCTTCTGGGGGGAATCCTCGGTCTTTTGGCCGCCTTTAGCCCCCTGGCTTCGGATCTATTGGAGCCGGTCATGCTCCTCCTAAACGCCATACCCCGGGTAATCCTGGCCCCCCTCTTCGTCATATGGCTGGGCATCGGCCTGGCCTCTAAAGTGGCCCTCAGTCTGGTCTTGGTGGCCGTCCTCATCTTTTTTGCGGTCTATAGCGGGGTAAAGCAAGTGGATCCTAAGCTGGTGGAAAGGATCCGCACCCTGGGAGGTGGCCGCTACTGGCTCCTAAAGGAAGTCTACCTTCCCTCCATCGCCGCCTGGGTCCTCTCCTCCTTGAAGGTGGCCGTGGGTTTTGCCTTTACCGGGGCGGTGGTGGGGGAGTTCGTGGCGGCAAGCCGGGGCCTGGGTTACCTCCTCTCCTTCGCCCAGAGCACCTATAACGCGAGGCTCAGCCTAGCCCTGATCACACTCATCGTGGTCTTCGTCCTCCTTCTCTTCTTCCTCTTCAACCGCCTCGAGGCCAGGCTCCTTCGCTGGCGTCGCCACACCTCCCCCACCCTAGGCTAA
- a CDS encoding ABC transporter ATP-binding protein: MLEVEGLGLGYGPIPVLEGVNLQVGKGEFVSLVGPSGSGKSTLLRAIAGLLTPQRGKIQRACAQEEIGFLFQEDALLPWRTALDNVALGLRIRGWPREMARREAEAWLERLGLSGLGHRFPHQLSGGQRKRVALAQVLALKPRLLLMDEPFASLDAILRIQVTQDLLSLVEEEGIAVLLVTHDLEEAISLADRVCLLSQGPRARIIQEHRIPFSRPRDPVRVKADPRFGVYLQRLWQELKEASRCAVT; the protein is encoded by the coding sequence GTGCTTGAGGTAGAGGGGTTGGGTCTGGGTTATGGCCCCATCCCCGTCCTGGAAGGCGTGAACCTCCAGGTAGGGAAAGGGGAGTTCGTAAGCCTGGTGGGGCCTTCGGGAAGCGGGAAGAGCACCCTGCTTCGGGCCATCGCTGGCCTCCTCACCCCACAACGGGGAAAGATCCAAAGGGCTTGCGCCCAGGAGGAGATCGGCTTCCTGTTCCAAGAGGATGCCCTCCTCCCCTGGCGCACCGCCCTGGACAACGTAGCCCTGGGTTTAAGAATCCGGGGCTGGCCCAGGGAAATGGCCCGGAGGGAGGCCGAGGCCTGGCTGGAGCGCCTTGGCCTAAGCGGGTTAGGCCACCGGTTCCCCCACCAGCTTTCGGGAGGTCAGCGCAAACGGGTGGCCCTGGCCCAGGTCCTAGCCCTGAAGCCAAGGCTCCTTCTCATGGACGAGCCCTTCGCCAGCCTGGATGCCATTTTGCGCATTCAGGTTACCCAGGACCTCCTCAGCCTGGTGGAGGAAGAGGGCATCGCCGTGCTCCTGGTAACCCACGACCTGGAGGAGGCCATCAGCCTGGCCGACCGGGTCTGCCTCCTTTCCCAAGGGCCTAGGGCTAGGATCATCCAAGAGCACCGCATCCCCTTTTCCCGTCCCCGGGACCCGGTGAGGGTGAAGGCCGACCCCCGGTTTGGCGTCTACCTGCAAAGGCTTTGGCAGGAGCTGAAGGAGGCTTCGCGATGCGCCGTAACCTAG
- a CDS encoding ABC transporter substrate-binding protein, with amino-acid sequence MRDMGCCVDRRTVVKGFSSLALLGSGLGQRGRRHIKLAFCSQLLCIIPYEVAARRGYFQEEGLEVELVYARGGSQALQFLVGRAVDYAATSLDAALQAYQQGAPILRFASTGRLPLFALAYSPKAPGIRGIKDLEGRTVGVSALGNADHVLLVYLLRKAGLDPKRVQYATLGPNLYEALKAGHVEAGMIQEPALSLLKEAGGRELVNLMDLKQATAFLGGPYEFMGVAIRREERPARLEEMRAMARALEKALRFIRAAEARLIADTLPKALIAGGDEVRLKAIIERYRKDLYPTGVRIDLEAARRVAESQMEAGLLPPGFQVERLLDLEVLGSA; translated from the coding sequence ATGAGGGACATGGGCTGCTGCGTGGATCGCCGAACAGTGGTCAAGGGGTTTTCCAGCCTGGCCCTGCTGGGTTCCGGTCTGGGACAAAGGGGCAGGAGACACATCAAGCTGGCCTTCTGCTCCCAGCTCCTTTGCATCATCCCTTACGAGGTGGCCGCCCGGAGGGGGTACTTCCAGGAGGAAGGCCTCGAGGTGGAGCTGGTCTACGCCCGGGGGGGAAGCCAGGCCCTCCAGTTTCTGGTAGGCCGGGCCGTGGACTATGCCGCCACCAGCCTGGATGCCGCCCTCCAGGCCTACCAGCAAGGTGCCCCCATCTTGCGCTTCGCCTCCACGGGGAGGTTACCCCTCTTCGCCCTGGCCTACAGCCCCAAGGCACCGGGCATCCGGGGGATTAAGGACCTGGAGGGGCGCACGGTGGGGGTGTCCGCCCTGGGCAACGCGGACCATGTGCTCCTGGTCTACCTGTTGAGAAAAGCTGGGCTGGATCCCAAGCGGGTGCAGTACGCCACCCTGGGCCCCAACCTCTATGAGGCCTTAAAGGCCGGCCACGTGGAGGCCGGGATGATCCAAGAACCGGCCCTTTCCCTACTCAAGGAGGCGGGAGGGCGCGAGCTGGTGAACCTCATGGACCTGAAGCAGGCCACCGCCTTCCTGGGAGGCCCCTACGAGTTCATGGGGGTGGCTATCCGGCGGGAGGAAAGGCCAGCCCGCCTCGAGGAGATGCGGGCCATGGCCAGGGCCCTAGAAAAAGCTCTGCGCTTCATCCGGGCAGCGGAGGCCCGCCTCATCGCCGACACCTTGCCCAAAGCCCTCATCGCCGGTGGGGACGAGGTACGGCTCAAGGCCATCATCGAGCGCTACCGCAAGGACCTCTATCCCACAGGGGTGCGCATTGACCTCGAGGCCGCCCGCCGGGTGGCGGAAAGCCAGATGGAAGCTGGCCTTTTGCCTCCCGGCTTCCAGGTGGAAAGGCTTCTGGATTTGGAGGTGCTGGGAAGTGCTTGA